The Stomoxys calcitrans chromosome 3, idStoCalc2.1, whole genome shotgun sequence genome includes a region encoding these proteins:
- the LOC106092801 gene encoding aquaporin AQPAe.a isoform X2, with protein MAGKFEYTLGVNELKSKDFRLWQSLIGEFLGNLILNFFAVGACTQNEDGTFKALAFGLGVFMAITIVGHLSGGHVNPAVTIGMLVAGRISVLRSILYIIFQCLGAIAGTAAIKTLLHDTYHNGLGHTNLATNITELQGLGIEFFLGLVLVLTVFGACDSNKPDSRYTAPLAIGMAVTLGHLGTINYTGSSMNPARTMGTAFASNNWDAHWVYWAGPILGGVAAALIYTQILEKPAEAKMRKLESGHDYA; from the exons ATGGCGGGGAAATTTGAATATACGCTGGGTGTCAACGAATTGAAATCAAAAGATTTTCGTTTATGGCAATCACTCATTGGTGAATTCCTAG GAAATTTAATACTAAACTTTTTTGCCGTGGGTGCATGTACACAAAACGAAGATGGCACATTTAAGGCTTTGGCATTTGGCTTAGGAGTCTTTATGGCAATTACG ATTGTTGGTCATCTTAGTGGTGGACATGTAAACCCTGCTGTCACGATTGGAATGCTAGTAGCCGGTCGAATAAGTGTTCTTCGATCCATCCTATATATAATATTCCAATGTCTTGGAGCTATAGCCGGCACAGCAGCTATTAAG ACTCTACTCCATGATACCTACCATAATGGCTTGGGTCACACGAATCTAGCAACCAACATTACCGAACTCCAAGGACTTGGAATTGAGTTCTTTTTAGGTTTAGTTTTGGTACTAACCGTATTCGGAGCATGTGATTCTAATAAACCGG ATTCTCGTTACACTGCCCCCTTGGCTATTGGCATGGCCGTTACATTAGGACATTTGGGTACAATTAATTATACTGGATCTAGCATGAATCCTGCACGCACAATGGGTACAGCATTCGCCTCAAACAACTGGGATGCACATTGGGTTTACTGGGCAGGTCCCATTCTTGGAGGAGTGGCTGCGGCTTTAATTTACACACAAATTTTGGAGAAACCAGCCGAGGCCAAG
- the LOC106092801 gene encoding aquaporin AQPAe.a isoform X1, with product MAGKFEYTLGVNELKSKDFRLWQSLIGEFLGNLILNFFAVGACTQNEDGTFKALAFGLGVFMAITIVGHLSGGHVNPAVTIGMLVAGRISVLRSILYIIFQCLGAIAGTAAIKTLLHDTYHNGLGHTNLATNITELQGLGIEFFLGLVLVLTVFGACDSNKPDSRYTAPLAIGMAVTLGHLGTINYTGSSMNPARTMGTAFASNNWDAHWVYWAGPILGGVAAALIYTQILEKPAEAKVSEASEKYRTQADEREMRKLESGHDYA from the exons ATGGCGGGGAAATTTGAATATACGCTGGGTGTCAACGAATTGAAATCAAAAGATTTTCGTTTATGGCAATCACTCATTGGTGAATTCCTAG GAAATTTAATACTAAACTTTTTTGCCGTGGGTGCATGTACACAAAACGAAGATGGCACATTTAAGGCTTTGGCATTTGGCTTAGGAGTCTTTATGGCAATTACG ATTGTTGGTCATCTTAGTGGTGGACATGTAAACCCTGCTGTCACGATTGGAATGCTAGTAGCCGGTCGAATAAGTGTTCTTCGATCCATCCTATATATAATATTCCAATGTCTTGGAGCTATAGCCGGCACAGCAGCTATTAAG ACTCTACTCCATGATACCTACCATAATGGCTTGGGTCACACGAATCTAGCAACCAACATTACCGAACTCCAAGGACTTGGAATTGAGTTCTTTTTAGGTTTAGTTTTGGTACTAACCGTATTCGGAGCATGTGATTCTAATAAACCGG ATTCTCGTTACACTGCCCCCTTGGCTATTGGCATGGCCGTTACATTAGGACATTTGGGTACAATTAATTATACTGGATCTAGCATGAATCCTGCACGCACAATGGGTACAGCATTCGCCTCAAACAACTGGGATGCACATTGGGTTTACTGGGCAGGTCCCATTCTTGGAGGAGTGGCTGCGGCTTTAATTTACACACAAATTTTGGAGAAACCAGCCGAGGCCAAGGTTAGTGAAGCATCGGAAAAATACCGGACTCAAGCTGATGAACGTGAG